CCGCGGATCCGTCTATTCGCTACGTCCGCTTTCGCCGCAACTTTGGCAAATCGGCGGCGCTCGCCGCCGGCTTTCGCGCCGCGCGTTTTGAAATCATCGTCACCATAGACGCGGATTTGCAAGAGCAACCCGAGCAGTTGCCGTTGCTGCTTGAGAAGCTCGACGAAGGCTATGACCTGGTCTCAGGGTGGCGCTACCGGCGGCAAGACCGCTTCGGCAAACGCCTGGCGTCGCGGGTGTATAACCGCGTCACGTCGATGCTCACGGGCGTCCGCCTGCATGACAGCAATTGCGGGTTCAAGGCCTATCGCCGTGGCGTACTCGACGAGATTAGCGTCTATGGCGAGCAGCATCGTTATATCCCTGTGCTTGCGAGCTACCGCGGCTTTCGCCTCGGCGAAGTGCAGATCGATCATGGGCCGCGCCTGCATGGCCGCTCGCGCTATGGAATGGAGCGCTTCTTCGGCGGTTTCTTCAGCCTGCTGACGGTCATCTTGATGACGCGCTACACCAACAAGCCGCTCCATTTTTTCGGCCTTCTCGGCGTCCTGCTTGGCGGCCTTGGCGCAGTCATTAATGGCTATCTGATCGTGCTGCGGGTCTTCTTCAACCAGTGGCTGAGCAACCGCCCGCTGTTGTTCATCGGCACCCTGTTCGTCATCGTCGGCGTGCAGCTGGTCTTGTTTGGACTGCTCGCCGAGATGATCACATTTTCCTACCGGCGCGAGAGCGATTATTCAATTGTTGAGACCAGCGAGAGCAACGACGAGTTGAACATCGAACCGCCGCCGGCAAGCGCCGGAGAGGCCCGCAGGGGAATCCGCGGATGAGGCTTTCGATCATCGGCCCGGCCTACCCGCTGCGCGGCGGCATTGCCCACCACGTCTACTGGCTGCAAAGGGAGATGGTCGGGCGCGGCCATACGGTGCAGGTCGTTTCGTTTCGCAAATTGTATCCTTCAC
This genomic stretch from Blastocatellia bacterium harbors:
- a CDS encoding glycosyltransferase family 2 protein, producing MSSKSKDITVIIPLLNERPALDELYRRLTAVLRGVARRYEILFIDDGSTDGSSEKLKALHAADPSIRYVRFRRNFGKSAALAAGFRAARFEIIVTIDADLQEQPEQLPLLLEKLDEGYDLVSGWRYRRQDRFGKRLASRVYNRVTSMLTGVRLHDSNCGFKAYRRGVLDEISVYGEQHRYIPVLASYRGFRLGEVQIDHGPRLHGRSRYGMERFFGGFFSLLTVILMTRYTNKPLHFFGLLGVLLGGLGAVINGYLIVLRVFFNQWLSNRPLLFIGTLFVIVGVQLVLFGLLAEMITFSYRRESDYSIVETSESNDELNIEPPPASAGEARRGIRG